A segment of the Vibrio parahaemolyticus genome:
GGCTTTGGCCCAGTGACGACGATCGTACACTCCTTCGGCTCCATTTTCGAAGTGAAAGCGCCTTTTCCGAAAGGCAAAGTTGCGCGTGGTTATTACAATCTAATGGGGCGAGACGGTGAGCTGCATGGTCACCTCAAATTGGATAACGTAAAAAATATCGCGCTGGTCAGTAAACCGTTTATGGGACGTGAAAGTCACTACTTTGGCTTTTTCTCTGAATGCGGCAGCAATATCTTCAAAGTGTACTTAGGGCGTGACGAAAAACGCGAACTTATTGCTGAGCAGGTAACAGCGTTTCGCGCCATGCAAGCTGAGCTAAATCATTAACAAAGACAGCCAGTCGTCGCGGCTTTACGTTCAAGAACGTGAGAAGTCGCGACCACGAACATACATAACCGAACTAGAATTCGGGACAAATAAATAGAAATAAAGTCAGGTATCAATATGGATCAACAAGTTAAACAAGAGCGTTTGCAAGGCCGCCTAGGGCCAGAGATTAAGGAATTTCGTCAGGAGCGCCGTACTTTACAGCTTGCAACGGTAGACAGCGAAGGCCGTCCGAACGTAAGTTACGCGCCTTATGTTCAGAATCAGGAAGGTTACTTCGTTTTGATCTCTCAGATTGCTCGCCATGCTAGAAATCTGCTAGAAAATCCAAACGTTTCACTGATGATGATCGAAGATGAAGATTCATCCAAACAGCTTTTTGCACGTAAGCGTTTGACGTTTGATGCGGTCGCAACGGTTGTTGAGCGTGATACTGAAATGTGGCAATTGGTCGTTGGTCAAATGAAAGCGCGTTTCGGTGACATCATCGACGGTCTAAGCCAGCTTGAAGACTTTGTACTGTTCAACCTAAAAGCTGAGAAAGGTTTGTTCGTAAAAGGGTTCGGTCAAGCGTATCAAGTCTCAGGCGATGACTTGGTTGATTTTGTGCATCTACAAGAAGGCCACAAGAAAATCGAAAACGCCTAATGCGGACGTCGTTTTTATGATTACTAAGAGGGAGTTAGGTTATACTGGCTCCCTTTTTTATATTGGAACAACAGCATGAGACCTGTAAGCAAGGAATTGAGCGAGATCTGTTATCCCTTTATTTACGAAGACAGCCCTGTGTGCGATTTCGAGATCACCGCAGACGAGTTGTGCAGCCGGATTGGGTTGGTGCTGTCGATGGAATTGGA
Coding sequences within it:
- the hutX gene encoding heme utilization cystosolic carrier protein HutX; amino-acid sequence: MESIKQQVEALLEQEPQLLPAAMAERLGVTEFDVVAALPQEMVAIAPGEQAQTILESLVGFGPVTTIVHSFGSIFEVKAPFPKGKVARGYYNLMGRDGELHGHLKLDNVKNIALVSKPFMGRESHYFGFFSECGSNIFKVYLGRDEKRELIAEQVTAFRAMQAELNH
- the hutZ gene encoding heme utilization protein HutZ, translated to MDQQVKQERLQGRLGPEIKEFRQERRTLQLATVDSEGRPNVSYAPYVQNQEGYFVLISQIARHARNLLENPNVSLMMIEDEDSSKQLFARKRLTFDAVATVVERDTEMWQLVVGQMKARFGDIIDGLSQLEDFVLFNLKAEKGLFVKGFGQAYQVSGDDLVDFVHLQEGHKKIENA